In the genome of Geotrypetes seraphini chromosome 16, aGeoSer1.1, whole genome shotgun sequence, one region contains:
- the LOC117350371 gene encoding olfactory receptor 1009-like, with the protein MEEENITEVTEFIILGFPEFPELQIPLFLLFLLIYLIILMGNLTIITMTCLDSRLHTPMYFFLCNLSFLDISYTSVTLPKLLDIFLRKSQHISKNGCFAQMYFFLFSVCVEYVLLTVMSYDRYVAICHPLRYATIMDPRLCVLMAAGTWIFGFFVPMTHTVLVSGLSYCGSNEINHFFCDPSALLQLSCTSTSTVESVTYIIGSFVTLPCLISTLVSYIYIISTILRIRSSEGRRKAFSTCSSHLTVVILFYGTLIFSYERPTSTQSLSQNKLSAMFFNGLIPMFNPMIYSLKNQEVKKALRKAFTRKLLSRRQKNMLSPSDCKTMWLSQR; encoded by the coding sequence CGAATTCATCATTCTGGGGTTTCCTGAATTTCCAGAGCTGCAAATCCCCCTTTTCCTTCTGTTTTTACTGATTTACCTGATCATCTTGATGGGGAACCTCACTATTATAACCATGACGTGTCTGGACTCTCGTCTGCACACCCCCATGTACTTCTTCCTCTGTAACTTGTCCTTCCTTGATATCTCTTACACTTCAGTCACTCTCCCCAAACTGCTGGATATCTTCTTAAGGAAGAGTCAGCATATTTCTAAAAACGGGTGCTTTGCACAGatgtattttttcttattttcagtcTGTGTTGAATATGTTCTGCTTACAGTTATGAGTTACGACCGCTATGTTGCAATATGTCACCCACTGCGTTATGCTACGATTATGGATCCGAGACTCTGCGTATTGATGGCAGCAGGGACTTGGATCTTTGGCTTTTTCGTACCAATGACACACACTGTCCTTGTATCAGGGTTATCCTATTGTGGGTCTAACGAGATTAACCATTTCTTCTGCGATCCCTCAGCTCTCCTACAGCTCTCCTGTACCAGTACTTCTACCGTTGAAAGTGTGACATACATTATAGGAAGTTTTGTAACCCTGCCCTGCCTCATTTCAACTCTTGTATCATATATCTACATCATCTCCACCATCCTGAGGATTCGTTCTTCAGAAGGGAGACgcaaagccttctccacctgctcCTCCCATCTCACAGTCGTTATTCTTTTCTACGGAACTCTGATCTTTTCGTATGAAAGGCCAACTTCCACACAGTCACTCAGTCAAAACAAGCTCTCTGCAATGTTCTTTAATGGTTTAATACCTATGTTCAACCCCATGATTTACAGCCTAAAAAATCAAGAGGTCAAAAAGGCCCTAAGAAAAGCCTTTACTAGAAAATTATTGTCAAGGCGACAGAAGAACATGTTGTCTCCCTCTGATTGTAAAACGATGTGGTTGTCCCAGAGATAG